A region from the Phycisphaerae bacterium genome encodes:
- a CDS encoding PAS domain-containing protein, whose translation MRRLSDSLIFKIGFIIVSVELIALLGMGYWYIQRFSDEVDRRTVSRIRIPGELMMQGVLSYESVNSEQVMEDLVGGELMEAMVIGMNQQVYYSLNPAHIGRRISEVAAVEWPDMLSANVFAPQVVPSGDGEAEVLVSLTPLRLEDGRLIGFLYIKSSLAQAQAKKRMISLLFWAGTAICVLATSAVEVLLMRRVVTRRIGDTLACVKRVEGGELGAAICRVNSRDEIGMLQEGINSMSAKLAGTVAQLGADIGQRERVEATLRESEERLAGFMASATDVFALFDSELNIVEVNEAGLRLSGRSREDLVGRHFSEVVPELRTSGRYSLYANVVRTGQPFYAEDVRVASAAGERRMAVKAFKVGDGMGLIMTDLTEIKEREEQVRQFNEELERRVAARTAELREANRELESFSYSVSHDLRAPLRIIDGFSKILLDEYGGAFDEEGRGYLERMRRNSQYMAQLIDDLLELARVTRMAMEQEQVDLSAMAQAIAEGFLAGQPEREAEFVIEPGLTVEGDSHLLRIVLENLLGNAWKFTAKTEKARIEFGLEASSNGRSFFVRDNGAGFDMAFSNKLFKPFERLHSVSEFEGTGVGLATVQRIIRRHGGSIRAEGRVGAGATFHFTL comes from the coding sequence ATGCGACGGCTGAGCGATAGTCTGATTTTCAAGATCGGTTTTATCATCGTCAGCGTTGAGCTGATCGCGCTGCTGGGGATGGGGTACTGGTACATTCAGCGGTTCAGCGACGAGGTGGATCGGCGGACGGTGTCGCGGATTCGGATTCCGGGCGAGTTGATGATGCAGGGGGTGCTGAGCTACGAGTCGGTCAACAGCGAGCAGGTCATGGAGGATCTGGTGGGCGGGGAGCTGATGGAGGCGATGGTGATCGGGATGAACCAGCAGGTGTACTACTCGCTGAATCCCGCGCATATCGGCCGGCGGATTTCGGAAGTCGCGGCGGTGGAGTGGCCGGACATGCTGAGCGCGAACGTGTTCGCCCCGCAGGTGGTTCCGAGCGGGGACGGCGAGGCGGAGGTGCTGGTCAGTCTGACTCCGCTGCGGCTGGAGGACGGGCGGCTGATCGGGTTCCTGTACATCAAGTCAAGCCTGGCCCAGGCTCAGGCGAAGAAACGGATGATTTCGCTGCTGTTCTGGGCGGGGACGGCGATTTGCGTGCTGGCGACGTCGGCGGTGGAGGTTCTGCTGATGCGGCGGGTGGTGACGCGGCGGATCGGGGACACTCTGGCGTGCGTTAAGCGGGTGGAGGGCGGGGAATTAGGAGCGGCGATCTGCCGGGTCAATTCGCGGGACGAGATCGGCATGCTGCAGGAAGGCATCAATTCGATGTCGGCGAAGTTGGCCGGGACGGTGGCGCAATTGGGGGCGGATATCGGACAGCGGGAGCGGGTGGAGGCGACGCTGCGGGAGAGCGAGGAACGACTGGCGGGTTTCATGGCTTCGGCGACGGACGTGTTCGCCCTGTTCGACTCGGAGTTGAACATCGTGGAGGTCAACGAGGCGGGGTTGCGGCTGTCGGGGCGTTCGCGGGAGGATCTGGTGGGGCGGCATTTTTCCGAGGTGGTTCCGGAACTCAGAACCAGCGGGCGTTACAGCCTGTACGCGAACGTGGTGAGGACGGGTCAGCCGTTTTATGCGGAGGACGTGCGGGTGGCGTCGGCGGCGGGCGAGCGTCGGATGGCGGTCAAGGCGTTCAAGGTCGGCGACGGGATGGGGCTGATCATGACGGATTTGACCGAGATCAAGGAGCGGGAGGAGCAGGTTCGGCAGTTCAACGAGGAGCTGGAGCGGCGGGTGGCGGCCCGGACGGCGGAGCTTCGCGAGGCGAACCGGGAGCTGGAGTCATTTTCGTACTCGGTGTCGCACGACCTGCGGGCTCCTCTGCGGATCATCGACGGGTTCAGCAAGATCCTGCTCGACGAGTACGGGGGTGCGTTTGACGAAGAGGGGAGAGGCTATCTGGAACGGATGCGTCGCAACAGCCAGTACATGGCGCAGTTGATCGACGACCTGCTGGAGCTGGCGAGGGTGACGCGGATGGCGATGGAGCAGGAGCAGGTGGATTTGAGCGCGATGGCCCAGGCGATCGCGGAAGGCTTTCTGGCCGGCCAACCGGAGCGGGAGGCTGAGTTTGTGATCGAGCCGGGCCTGACGGTGGAGGGGGATTCGCACCTGCTGAGGATCGTACTGGAGAACCTGCTGGGCAATGCGTGGAAGTTCACCGCCAAGACGGAGAAGGCGAGGATCGAGTTCGGCCTGGAGGCCTCATCGAACGGTCGGAGTTTTTTTGTCCGGGACAACGGGGCGGGGTTCGACATGGCGTTCTCGAACAAGCTGTTCAAACCGTTCGAGCGGCTTCACAGCGTCTCGGAGTTCGAGGGCACTGGGGTTGGGCTGGCCACGGTGCAGCGGATCATCCGGCGGCACGGCGGATCGATCCGGGCCGAAGGGCGGGTGGGCGCAGGCGCCACGTTCCACTTCACACTATAG